In one Zobellia galactanivorans genomic region, the following are encoded:
- the nosZ gene encoding Sec-dependent nitrous-oxide reductase: MKKYTFHLFAILGMALFLSSCGDQNGKASSNSGLSSNNAEKVYVAPGEHDEFYAFMSGGYSGNLTVYGLPSGRMFKEIPVFSQFPTSGYGYSEETKPMLNTSFGFVPWDDAHHPDISQTNGELDGRWIFINGNNTPRIARISLSTFETEEIMEVPNSAGNHSSSFVTENTEYVVAGTRFSVPIPQRDMPINEYKGNFRGSLSFISVDPEDGHMDLKFQILMPGFNYDLSHPGRGKSHGWFFFTTYNTEEANSLLEVNASQNDKDFIAAVNWKKIEEYVANGGGTMMPAEYAHNVYDEASHTATSTLKKEVLTIDPTKVPGAVYFLPTPKSPHGVDVDPSGEYIIGNGKLSADLTIHSFDKMVAAIEAKKFDGEAYGIPILKFDDVLAGTVKSGGLGPLHTEFDGEGNAYTTFFISSEVVMWKLGTWEVIDRKPTYYSVGHLMIPGGNSRKPFGKYVVAMNKITKDRYLPTGPELEHSAQIYDISGDKMELIYDFPTHGEPHYAAGIPAELLAPKSKKIYKLSENKHPFAATGPADTKVVREGNEVHIYMSMIRSHFTPDNIEGIKVGDKVYFHVTNQEQDFDVPHGFAMIGANNSELLIMPGQTKSLVWEPKKVGVWPFYCTDFCSALHQEMQGYIRVSPAGSNTELSWSLGE, translated from the coding sequence ATGAAAAAATATACCTTTCATCTATTCGCGATTTTAGGGATGGCTCTGTTCCTCTCTAGTTGCGGTGACCAGAACGGCAAGGCGTCCTCAAATAGCGGACTATCGTCGAACAATGCGGAAAAAGTATACGTTGCCCCGGGAGAGCATGATGAGTTTTATGCTTTTATGTCGGGCGGGTATAGCGGAAACCTTACGGTTTACGGACTTCCTTCGGGAAGAATGTTCAAAGAGATTCCCGTTTTTTCGCAGTTTCCTACCTCGGGTTATGGATATTCGGAAGAAACAAAACCCATGTTGAACACATCTTTCGGTTTCGTTCCTTGGGATGATGCCCACCACCCCGATATTTCCCAGACCAATGGGGAGTTAGACGGTAGATGGATATTTATTAATGGAAACAACACACCAAGAATTGCCCGGATCAGCTTGAGTACGTTCGAGACCGAGGAAATTATGGAGGTACCCAACAGTGCAGGGAACCACAGTTCTTCTTTTGTTACCGAAAATACCGAGTATGTAGTTGCCGGAACCCGTTTTTCGGTGCCTATTCCCCAAAGGGATATGCCCATTAACGAGTACAAGGGGAATTTTAGGGGCTCGCTTTCCTTTATAAGCGTTGATCCTGAAGATGGACACATGGATCTAAAGTTTCAAATTTTGATGCCAGGGTTTAATTACGACCTGTCGCATCCGGGTAGGGGCAAATCCCATGGATGGTTTTTCTTTACGACCTACAATACCGAAGAGGCAAATTCACTTTTAGAAGTAAATGCTTCGCAAAACGATAAAGATTTTATCGCTGCGGTGAATTGGAAGAAAATTGAAGAGTATGTGGCAAATGGAGGGGGTACAATGATGCCGGCCGAATATGCCCACAATGTGTACGATGAAGCAAGCCATACCGCGACTTCCACCCTAAAAAAGGAAGTCTTGACCATAGACCCGACCAAAGTGCCGGGAGCCGTTTACTTCTTGCCTACACCAAAATCGCCCCATGGGGTAGATGTTGATCCTTCGGGAGAGTATATCATTGGTAACGGAAAGCTATCGGCCGATCTTACGATCCATTCCTTCGATAAAATGGTGGCTGCGATCGAAGCTAAAAAATTCGACGGAGAAGCTTATGGCATCCCCATCTTGAAATTCGACGATGTACTTGCCGGAACCGTGAAAAGTGGCGGATTGGGCCCCTTACATACCGAGTTTGATGGAGAGGGAAATGCCTATACTACCTTCTTTATTTCCTCTGAAGTGGTGATGTGGAAGTTGGGTACATGGGAAGTTATCGATAGAAAACCTACTTATTATTCCGTGGGACACTTAATGATACCTGGGGGGAACTCTAGGAAGCCCTTTGGTAAATACGTGGTGGCCATGAACAAAATAACCAAAGATAGGTACCTGCCCACAGGTCCCGAACTGGAACATTCCGCCCAGATTTATGATATTTCCGGAGATAAAATGGAGCTTATTTACGATTTTCCCACCCACGGTGAACCCCATTATGCAGCAGGTATACCCGCTGAACTTTTGGCCCCGAAATCTAAGAAGATCTATAAGCTTTCCGAAAATAAACACCCCTTTGCCGCAACCGGCCCCGCCGATACTAAAGTGGTAAGGGAAGGGAATGAGGTTCATATTTACATGTCTATGATCCGAAGCCACTTTACCCCTGATAATATAGAAGGTATTAAAGTGGGCGACAAGGTGTATTTTCATGTCACCAACCAAGAACAAGATTTTGATGTGCCCCATGGGTTTGCCATGATCGGCGCGAATAACTCCGAATTGCTAATTATGCCAGGGCAGACCAAATCTCTGGTATGGGAGCCTAAAAAAGTAGGGGTATGGCCATTTTATTGTACCGATTTCTGTTCCGCTTTGCACCAAGAAATGCAAGGTTATATACGGGTGTCACCGGCAGGTTCAAATACTGAGCTGTCGTGGTCCCTAGGAGAATAA
- a CDS encoding c-type cytochrome, with product MKIVVKSVVLIFSLLLTACGGKEEKKKEGFSVDREKAKTEKPAEAVPATSAVPASQRVDLENKGVGPVKSVTLSPDIDEALAKKGEEIYTQMCLACHRVDKKFIGPAPTGILKRRSPEWVMNMILNPEVMVKEDPLAKELIAEFNGAPMSNQGLTEDQARSVLEFFRTLE from the coding sequence ATGAAAATAGTAGTTAAAAGTGTAGTGCTGATTTTTTCGCTTTTGCTTACGGCCTGTGGAGGCAAGGAAGAAAAGAAGAAAGAAGGATTTAGCGTAGATCGTGAAAAGGCAAAAACGGAAAAGCCGGCTGAGGCGGTACCGGCTACCAGTGCGGTACCGGCATCTCAACGTGTCGATCTTGAGAACAAGGGGGTCGGCCCGGTAAAATCGGTGACCCTGTCTCCCGATATCGACGAGGCCTTGGCCAAAAAGGGGGAGGAAATCTATACCCAAATGTGTTTGGCCTGCCATAGGGTCGATAAAAAATTCATTGGTCCGGCACCAACGGGTATTTTAAAAAGACGTAGCCCCGAGTGGGTCATGAACATGATCCTAAACCCAGAGGTAATGGTAAAAGAAGATCCCTTGGCAAAAGAGCTTATTGCCGAATTCAACGGAGCTCCGATGTCGAACCAGGGGTTGACCGAAGACCAGGCTCGAAGCGTACTGGAATTTTTTAGAACGCTAGAGTAG
- a CDS encoding ABC transporter ATP-binding protein: MIHIEGLHKKFGKNPVLSGLDLTINKEGVFAVLGPNGSGKTTLIKSILGMVVPDKGTISVQGEPIKKNWKYRKEIDYLPQIANFPGNLKVRELIRMIKDLRQSPSDEDRLIALFKLEPFLDKKLSTLSGGTKQKVNIVLAFMFNSPLLILDEPTTGLDPASLIHLKELIREQREMKKTILITSHIMQFVAEVSDVIVYLLEGNIYFKGSIEELKTKTGQTDLEHAIAAIATAPSHA, encoded by the coding sequence ATGATTCATATTGAAGGCTTACATAAAAAATTCGGAAAGAACCCAGTGCTTTCCGGCCTAGACCTTACCATAAATAAGGAGGGTGTTTTTGCGGTCTTGGGGCCCAATGGTTCAGGAAAAACCACCTTGATCAAGAGTATATTGGGAATGGTGGTGCCCGATAAAGGAACGATTTCCGTGCAAGGGGAGCCCATTAAAAAGAATTGGAAGTACCGTAAAGAAATCGACTATCTGCCGCAGATTGCCAACTTTCCGGGAAACCTGAAGGTCCGTGAACTGATCCGGATGATAAAAGACCTTCGGCAAAGCCCGAGCGATGAAGACAGGTTGATAGCCCTTTTTAAACTCGAACCTTTTTTAGATAAGAAGCTCTCGACCTTATCAGGGGGTACCAAACAGAAGGTGAACATTGTATTGGCCTTTATGTTCAACAGTCCCTTGCTGATTTTGGACGAGCCTACCACAGGGCTTGATCCCGCTTCCTTGATCCATTTAAAAGAGCTTATACGCGAACAGCGGGAAATGAAAAAAACCATACTGATTACCTCGCATATTATGCAATTCGTTGCCGAAGTATCGGATGTTATCGTCTACCTGTTGGAAGGTAATATTTACTTTAAGGGCAGTATTGAGGAACTCAAGACCAAGACCGGACAAACCGATTTAGAACACGCCATTGCGGCCATAGCAACTGCACCTAGCCATGCTTAA
- a CDS encoding Gfo/Idh/MocA family protein, with amino-acid sequence MKQDNSRRYFLKKAALGSAAVTSAPLILSASKDESILMQREYDTKVFSSNDQIQLALIGTGIQGIFDTKAALTVSGIKLVAACDLYTGRLERAKELWGDAIFTTRDYREILKRKDIDAVIIATPDHWHKQITIDALKAGKHVYCEKPMVQEWQDGQAIIDAQKASGKICQVGSQGMASLGNEKAKQLYQDGAIGDIVMLDFYNDRYSAEGAWQYPIPPDANKKTVDFDTFLGQAPKVKFEPKRFFRWRNYRDYGTGVAGDLFVHAFSTLNYVIDSHGPNRAMATGGLRYWKDGRDVPDVSITLYDYPKTATHAAFNAAFRINFIAGSGGGSGFKLIGTEGEMEIGQNSVSLKRSKLGLVPGGYSMISFPEAMQEQIRRGYAQQNLDTRTSALATGTTKWQAPKDYKGGHHDHFYNFFTAIRENGKVVQDPTFGLRAAGAALLANESYYKKEPVNWNPEEMKIG; translated from the coding sequence ATGAAACAAGACAACTCTAGAAGGTATTTTCTTAAAAAAGCAGCCTTAGGTTCTGCAGCAGTGACTTCTGCCCCCTTAATCTTATCGGCATCAAAAGACGAAAGCATCTTAATGCAACGCGAATACGACACCAAGGTGTTCTCCTCAAATGATCAAATACAACTGGCCTTGATCGGAACCGGTATTCAGGGTATTTTCGACACCAAGGCCGCGCTCACCGTTTCCGGCATAAAGCTGGTTGCCGCATGCGACCTTTATACGGGCCGACTGGAAAGGGCCAAGGAATTGTGGGGCGATGCTATTTTCACCACCCGCGACTATAGGGAAATCCTCAAAAGAAAAGATATCGATGCAGTGATTATCGCCACGCCCGACCACTGGCACAAACAAATTACCATAGACGCCCTTAAAGCCGGAAAACATGTCTACTGCGAAAAGCCTATGGTACAGGAGTGGCAAGACGGACAAGCCATAATAGACGCCCAAAAGGCTTCTGGCAAGATATGTCAAGTAGGAAGTCAGGGAATGGCTTCCTTAGGCAATGAAAAAGCAAAACAGCTCTACCAAGATGGGGCCATTGGCGATATTGTAATGCTCGATTTTTATAATGACCGATACTCGGCAGAGGGCGCTTGGCAATATCCGATCCCACCCGACGCAAATAAGAAAACCGTTGATTTCGATACGTTTTTGGGACAGGCGCCCAAGGTGAAATTTGAACCGAAACGATTTTTTAGATGGAGAAACTATAGGGATTACGGCACAGGTGTTGCCGGAGACCTTTTCGTTCATGCATTCTCAACCTTGAACTACGTTATCGACTCCCATGGCCCTAACCGCGCCATGGCTACCGGAGGCCTTCGCTATTGGAAGGATGGCAGGGACGTACCCGATGTAAGCATTACCCTATACGATTATCCTAAGACAGCGACCCACGCGGCCTTCAATGCGGCCTTTCGCATCAACTTCATCGCCGGAAGCGGAGGAGGAAGCGGCTTTAAACTGATCGGGACCGAAGGCGAAATGGAAATTGGCCAAAATTCCGTTTCCCTAAAACGTTCCAAACTCGGCCTAGTGCCCGGTGGCTATTCCATGATTTCCTTTCCCGAAGCCATGCAAGAACAAATCAGGAGGGGCTATGCCCAACAGAACTTAGACACCCGTACCTCGGCCTTGGCCACAGGAACTACCAAATGGCAGGCACCAAAGGATTACAAAGGTGGCCACCACGATCATTTTTATAATTTCTTCACCGCCATTCGCGAAAACGGAAAGGTCGTTCAAGACCCTACGTTCGGACTACGGGCTGCAGGTGCGGCCTTATTGGCCAATGAAAGCTATTACAAAAAAGAACCCGTAAACTGGAACCCCGAAGAAATGAAGATCGGCTAA
- a CDS encoding nitrous oxide reductase family maturation protein NosD, with amino-acid sequence MQYPKLFIFVLVLFTTAQLWAKPIVVCESCVVKSISEAVALAIDFDTLLVKKGTYKEYNILIDKPLTLIGENYPIIDGEDQGEIIRIVSDNVTVDGFFIVNVGTSYTTDYAAIRVVKSKNFLIQNIVLEKLFFGIYLEKSSHGKVYHNKIIGDAIDEYNSGNGIQLWYSHHVEVSQNIVQGARDGIYLEFSDNITIHNNKSTDNLRYGLHFMFSDDDVYTDNIFENNGAGVAVMFSKRIKMKGNTFRKNWGPAAFGMLLKEINDAEISGNTFEENTIGIHIEGSNRIEYKENNFVKNGWGIKVLGACYANTFSANNFLYNSFDISYNSKLNDNVFDGNYWSAYTGYDLDKNGIGDVPYRPVKLFSYIVNQTPEAIVLLRSLFMDIIDFSEKVSPVFTPDNLLDTNPLMTKVQ; translated from the coding sequence ATGCAATACCCAAAATTATTCATATTTGTCCTCGTACTTTTTACTACGGCACAGCTGTGGGCAAAACCCATTGTCGTTTGCGAAAGCTGCGTGGTAAAGTCCATTTCGGAAGCGGTGGCTTTGGCCATAGACTTTGACACCCTATTGGTTAAAAAGGGGACATACAAAGAATATAATATCCTCATAGATAAACCCCTGACCTTGATAGGCGAAAATTACCCTATTATCGATGGGGAAGACCAGGGTGAAATTATACGGATCGTATCCGATAATGTTACCGTAGATGGTTTTTTTATAGTGAACGTAGGTACAAGTTATACGACGGATTATGCCGCAATAAGGGTAGTGAAGAGTAAGAACTTTTTAATTCAGAATATAGTTCTTGAAAAACTGTTCTTCGGTATTTATCTCGAAAAATCAAGCCACGGGAAAGTCTATCACAACAAAATTATCGGCGATGCCATAGACGAGTACAATTCAGGGAACGGAATTCAACTCTGGTATTCGCATCATGTTGAGGTCAGTCAAAATATCGTTCAAGGGGCAAGGGACGGAATCTACTTGGAATTTTCCGATAACATTACCATACATAACAATAAAAGCACCGATAATTTAAGGTACGGATTGCACTTTATGTTCTCCGATGACGATGTGTATACCGACAATATCTTTGAAAACAACGGGGCGGGAGTGGCCGTCATGTTCTCCAAACGAATTAAAATGAAGGGGAATACTTTTCGAAAAAATTGGGGTCCCGCGGCTTTCGGGATGTTGTTGAAGGAAATCAACGATGCCGAAATCAGTGGCAATACTTTTGAAGAAAATACCATTGGTATCCATATTGAAGGATCTAATCGTATCGAGTATAAAGAGAATAACTTCGTAAAGAACGGATGGGGCATTAAAGTGTTGGGGGCTTGTTATGCCAACACTTTTAGCGCTAACAATTTTCTGTACAACAGCTTCGATATATCGTATAACAGCAAGTTGAACGATAATGTCTTCGACGGCAATTATTGGAGCGCGTATACCGGTTATGATTTGGATAAGAACGGTATTGGCGATGTGCCCTATCGTCCCGTAAAATTGTTTTCCTATATCGTGAACCAAACTCCAGAGGCCATTGTTTTGCTGCGTAGTCTTTTTATGGATATTATCGATTTTTCCGAAAAGGTATCGCCCGTGTTTACACCAGATAATTTATTGGATACTAATCCCTTAATGACCAAAGTACAATGA
- a CDS encoding ABC transporter permease has translation MLKILKYSFYDLIRSRWSYVYFLFYLLLGFVLLFLNNDVSKAIITLMNVIILLVPLIGTIFGIMYFYNSKEFTELLLAQPVKRSSIFLGQYFGVAGSLTLSLVLGLGIPFVLYGLFKSDAIFDFTLLLVTGAFLTLIFTVLAFNIALSNENKIKGFGYAVLLWLFLAVIYDGLFLMSLIIFKEYPLDSFSLGATMLNPIDLSRTLILLKLDISALLGYTGAVFKKFFGTDQGLLISMLMLVLWTVLPIWRLVSVAKKKDF, from the coding sequence ATGCTTAAGATACTCAAATATAGTTTTTATGACCTGATCCGTAGCCGATGGAGCTACGTGTACTTTTTGTTTTACCTTTTGTTGGGCTTTGTATTGTTGTTCCTGAACAACGATGTGTCAAAGGCCATTATAACCCTGATGAACGTTATTATTCTGCTCGTACCCCTTATCGGTACCATTTTTGGCATAATGTACTTCTACAATTCAAAGGAATTTACAGAATTATTGCTGGCGCAACCGGTCAAGCGTTCCTCTATATTTTTGGGGCAGTACTTCGGTGTGGCGGGTTCCTTGACCCTAAGTTTGGTGCTAGGGCTCGGTATTCCGTTTGTACTCTACGGCCTTTTTAAGAGCGATGCTATTTTCGACTTTACCCTGCTCTTGGTCACAGGGGCCTTCTTGACCTTGATCTTTACGGTATTGGCATTTAATATCGCCCTCTCCAATGAGAACAAGATCAAAGGTTTTGGCTATGCCGTATTGCTGTGGTTGTTCCTTGCGGTGATTTATGACGGACTCTTTCTGATGTCCTTAATTATTTTTAAGGAATATCCACTGGATAGTTTTTCCTTGGGCGCGACAATGTTGAACCCCATAGACTTATCACGAACCTTGATTCTTTTAAAATTGGATATATCCGCCCTCTTAGGATATACCGGGGCCGTGTTCAAGAAGTTCTTCGGCACGGACCAAGGCCTCCTTATTTCTATGCTGATGCTCGTTTTATGGACCGTTCTGCCTATTTGGCGATTGGTTTCCGTGGCCAAGAAAAAAGATTTTTAA
- the ric gene encoding iron-sulfur cluster repair di-iron protein: MTKTIGEIVAKDYRTAQVFKNHSIDFCCKGNRSLEEVAKKNNLNLDLLSAELNEVQEEGKGDRLGYQSWPLDLLIDYIEKKHHRYVEKQSTVLRQYLDKLCRVHGQKHPELYEIKDLFTTSAGELAMHMKKEELVLFPFIRKMAAAKQSGKTLGTPHFGTVSNPIQAMMHDHEYEGERFRTIAALSNNYTPPEDACTTYKVAYALLQEFEDDLHQHIHLENNILFPKASELESQLSALV, encoded by the coding sequence ATGACAAAGACCATAGGTGAAATCGTGGCCAAGGACTACCGCACGGCCCAAGTTTTCAAAAACCACAGCATTGACTTTTGTTGCAAAGGCAATCGAAGCTTGGAAGAGGTGGCGAAGAAAAACAACTTAAACCTTGACCTCCTTTCCGCTGAACTAAATGAAGTACAAGAAGAGGGCAAGGGAGACCGCCTAGGCTATCAATCATGGCCATTGGACCTTCTTATCGACTACATCGAAAAGAAGCATCACAGATACGTTGAAAAGCAAAGTACGGTGTTAAGGCAATATCTCGACAAGTTATGCCGCGTTCATGGCCAAAAACACCCCGAGCTCTATGAAATCAAGGACCTTTTTACTACCTCTGCAGGCGAGTTGGCCATGCATATGAAAAAAGAAGAATTGGTACTCTTTCCCTTTATACGCAAAATGGCAGCGGCAAAGCAATCGGGCAAGACCTTGGGCACCCCACACTTCGGTACCGTGAGCAATCCTATTCAGGCCATGATGCACGACCATGAATACGAAGGAGAGCGTTTTAGAACCATTGCCGCACTCAGCAACAACTATACCCCTCCCGAAGACGCGTGTACGACCTACAAAGTGGCATACGCCCTGTTACAGGAATTTGAAGACGACCTACACCAACACATCCACTTAGAGAACAATATACTTTTTCCGAAGGCCAGTGAACTAGAGTCGCAACTATCGGCATTGGTATAA
- a CDS encoding pyridoxamine 5'-phosphate oxidase family protein codes for MIVKLELSECMAFLSEHSIGHLGYISGRSPYIVPITYYYDQENKSILSYSALGHKINAMRSYEHVALQVEDIDSMSEWRSVLVNGRFEELKGSTAKKSLHTFAQGVQDTILRTQGEKPEFIKDFSSKLEMETLPIVFRIHISDIVGKYRTVRS; via the coding sequence ATGATAGTAAAGTTAGAGCTTTCGGAGTGCATGGCTTTTTTAAGTGAACACAGTATCGGTCATTTAGGTTACATTTCGGGCAGGAGCCCTTACATTGTGCCAATAACCTATTATTATGATCAAGAAAATAAAAGTATACTGAGTTATTCGGCCTTGGGCCATAAAATCAATGCAATGAGGAGCTACGAACATGTAGCCCTTCAAGTTGAGGATATCGATTCTATGTCTGAGTGGCGTTCGGTTTTGGTCAATGGTCGCTTTGAAGAATTAAAAGGCAGTACGGCCAAAAAAAGCCTTCATACTTTTGCCCAAGGCGTACAGGATACGATTTTGCGAACCCAAGGCGAGAAGCCTGAATTCATAAAGGATTTCTCGAGCAAATTGGAAATGGAGACCCTGCCTATCGTTTTCCGAATTCATATTTCTGACATTGTAGGCAAATACAGAACCGTGCGTAGCTAA
- a CDS encoding RrF2 family transcriptional regulator, with the protein MFSKACEYGIRASTYIALKSLEGTRVSLKEIADKIDSPVAFTAKILQQLSKKQIIESVKGSLGGFQISQSNIPKIKLAQIVYAIDGNNVYEGCGLGLKRCNSNEPCPVHDKFVQIRADLKDMLESTSLYDMTMGLEEGLTHLKR; encoded by the coding sequence ATGTTTTCAAAAGCATGTGAATACGGTATAAGGGCATCGACCTACATAGCATTGAAGTCGCTTGAGGGTACTCGTGTGAGCCTAAAGGAAATCGCCGATAAAATCGATTCTCCCGTAGCCTTTACCGCTAAAATATTGCAACAGCTATCTAAAAAACAGATTATAGAATCCGTAAAGGGATCCTTAGGTGGTTTTCAGATTTCACAATCGAACATTCCCAAGATAAAGCTTGCACAGATCGTGTATGCCATAGACGGAAATAACGTATACGAAGGTTGTGGCCTAGGCCTTAAAAGGTGCAATAGTAACGAACCTTGTCCAGTACACGACAAATTTGTTCAAATACGGGCCGACCTCAAAGACATGCTCGAAAGCACGAGCCTTTATGATATGACCATGGGCCTTGAAGAAGGCTTGACCCACCTGAAACGCTAA
- a CDS encoding nitrous oxide reductase accessory protein NosL, whose protein sequence is MKSCKILILMGLLVISACKGEPKPIAYGGEGCQFCSMTIVDKQHAAQFMTKKGRSYSFDAVECMLNYLKDVDPESVALYRVNDYNNPGVFIDATKATYLISKNIPSPMGAFLTAFANEEEASSAQSGNTGTIYSWPELRDKFEKDNPF, encoded by the coding sequence ATGAAAAGTTGTAAAATACTCATTTTGATGGGGCTTTTGGTAATTTCCGCTTGTAAAGGCGAACCGAAACCCATAGCATACGGTGGCGAGGGTTGCCAATTTTGTAGCATGACCATTGTCGATAAGCAACATGCTGCCCAATTTATGACGAAGAAAGGAAGAAGTTACTCCTTTGATGCGGTAGAGTGTATGCTGAACTACTTGAAAGATGTAGATCCTGAATCGGTAGCCCTTTATCGAGTGAACGATTACAATAACCCCGGGGTCTTTATCGATGCCACCAAGGCTACGTATTTGATCAGTAAGAACATACCCAGTCCCATGGGGGCGTTTTTGACGGCGTTTGCCAATGAAGAAGAAGCGAGTAGCGCCCAGTCGGGAAATACGGGTACGATTTATTCATGGCCCGAGCTCAGAGATAAATTTGAAAAAGATAACCCATTTTAA
- a CDS encoding 2Fe-2S iron-sulfur cluster-binding family protein produces MSLKKLSLTYIDEFGETCQADFNNHEYHSLMELLFDKYLQDWGDCKGRAWCGTCHIQLHSDRNLEKMDINEENTLSNITGRTKTSRLACQIPLDSNLDGIVFSILKDDAV; encoded by the coding sequence ATGTCACTAAAGAAGTTGAGCCTTACTTACATTGACGAATTTGGCGAGACCTGCCAGGCCGATTTTAACAACCACGAATACCATAGCCTTATGGAACTCTTGTTCGACAAATACCTACAGGATTGGGGCGACTGCAAAGGCCGTGCCTGGTGTGGTACTTGCCACATTCAACTACATAGTGATCGTAATTTGGAAAAAATGGATATCAATGAAGAAAATACACTTTCAAATATCACCGGCCGTACCAAGACCAGTCGCCTAGCGTGTCAAATCCCACTCGATTCCAATTTAGACGGTATTGTTTTTAGCATCTTAAAGGACGATGCGGTCTAA
- a CDS encoding group III truncated hemoglobin has protein sequence MEKKEIKTRQDVRLLVDTFYGKIREEETLGPIFNGIISDWEAHLELLTDFWETQLFLQRKYHGNPVTAHQEVDDKTNHTITSEHFGLWLNLWFATLDELFDGERVWIAKNRAQKMSTMLFMQMYQHRKKN, from the coding sequence ATGGAAAAAAAGGAAATCAAAACCCGGCAAGATGTACGGCTACTGGTCGACACCTTTTATGGAAAAATAAGGGAGGAGGAAACCCTTGGCCCTATTTTTAACGGGATCATTTCCGATTGGGAGGCCCATCTTGAGCTGTTGACCGATTTTTGGGAAACCCAACTCTTTCTCCAACGCAAGTACCATGGCAACCCGGTTACGGCCCATCAGGAAGTAGACGATAAAACAAATCACACCATTACTTCCGAGCATTTCGGGCTTTGGCTCAACCTCTGGTTCGCCACCCTAGATGAACTTTTCGACGGGGAAAGGGTCTGGATCGCCAAAAACAGGGCGCAAAAAATGAGTACCATGCTTTTTATGCAAATGTACCAGCACAGGAAAAAAAACTAA